In Dioscorea cayenensis subsp. rotundata cultivar TDr96_F1 chromosome 11, TDr96_F1_v2_PseudoChromosome.rev07_lg8_w22 25.fasta, whole genome shotgun sequence, a single genomic region encodes these proteins:
- the LOC120272155 gene encoding serine/threonine-protein kinase STY46-like, whose translation MAMEETESCGSRAVGSPTTHTPQQRQKLDVYNEVLRRLKDLDCPDARSPSFDDELWAHFNRLPARYAMDVNVERAEDVLTHKRLLQLAHDPANRPAFEVRVVQVSPVHDVNLINCSDPSAQGEEDAPCSSNYFSRQSTHPPPAFGSSANLEALALEASKPQVQDGDSAANSFTDLPRPMHEITFSTDDKPKLLSQLTSLLAEVGLNIQEAHAFSTNDGYSLDVFVVSGWPYEETDQLKYELQTELDKIEKQAGSKSYSWSPVMDNAHSGEESLPAHVQIPTDGTDVWEIDFRLLKFESKVASGSYGDLYRGTYCSQDVAIKVLKPERVNVDMQREFAQEVYIMRKVRHKNVVQFIGACTRPPKLCIITEFMSGGSVYDFLHKQKGVFKLPALLRVAIDVSKGMNYLHQNNIIHRDLKAANLLMDENEVVKVADFGVARVKAQSGVMTAETGTYRWMAPEVIEHKPYDHKADVFSFSIVLWELLTGKLPYEYLTPLQAAVGVVQKGLRPTIPKNTHFKLTELLEKCWQQDPDLRPDFSEILEMLQVIAKEVGDEPDDKIKEKSSGGFLSVLRRGL comes from the exons ATGGCGATGGAGGAGACGGAGAGCTGCGGAAGCCGCGCAGTTGGGTCACCGACGACGCACACGCCACAGCAACGTCAGAAGCTTGATGTCTACAACGAGGTGCTCCGTCGTCTCAAGGACTTGGATTGCCCTGATGCTCGCTCGCCTTCGTTCGATGATGAGCTTTGGGCGCACTTCAACCGCCTCCCCGCTCG gtATGCGATGGATGTGAATGTGGAGAGAGCTGAAGATGTTCTGACCCACAAGAGATTGCTGCAATTGGCGCATGACCCTGCCAACAGGCCTGCCTTTGAAGTCCGGGTTGTCCAG GTCTCTCCGGTTCATGATGTAAATCTAATAAACTGTTCTGATCCTAGCGCGCAAGGGGAAGAAGATGCACCCTGCTCTTCAAATTACTTTAGTAGACAAAG CACACATCCCCCTCCTGCCTTTGGTTCATCTGCAAATCTGGAAGCACTTGCCCTTGAAGCCAGCAAACCTCAAGTTCAAGATGGAGATAGTGCTGCAAATTCTTTCACAGACTTACCAAG GCCCATGCACGAAATAACCTTTTCAACTGATGACAAACCGAAACTTTTAAGTCAG CTGACATCTTTGCTTGCGGAGGTTGGACTTAATATCCAAGAGGCACACGCATTTTCCACTAATGATGGGTACTCATTAGACGTTTTTGTTGTGAGTGGTTGGCCATATGAG GAGACCGATCAGCTTAAGTATGAATTGCAGACGGAACTTGACAAGATTGag AAGCAAGCAGGTTCGAAATCCTATTCATGGTCTCCCGTGATGGATAATGCACATTCTGGAGAAGAATCTCTTCCTGCACATGTTCAGATACCTACTGATGGCACTGATGTATGGGAAATTGATTTTAGGCTCCTGAAATTCGAGAGCAAAGTTGCATCTGGTTCATATGGTGACCT tTACCGAGGGACTTACTGTAGTCAGGATGTTGCTATCAAGGTACTTAAGCCCGAACGTGTTAATGTGGATATGCAGCGTGAGTTTGCTCAGGAAGTCTACATAATGAG GAAAGTTCGGCACAAGAATGTTGTGCAGTTTATTGGTGCATGCACTCGACCTCCAAAATTGTGCATTATTACAG AGTTTATGTCTGGAGGAAGTGTGTATGACTTTCTTCACAAGCAAAAGGGTGTTTTCAAGCTACCAGCTTTGCTCCGAGTGGCAATTGATGTTTCTAAAGGCATGAATTATTTGCACCAGAACAATATTATCCACCGAGACTTGAAGGCTGCCAACCTTCTGATGGATGAAAATGAG GTTGTCAAGGTTGCTGATTTTGGAGTTGCTCGAGTTAAGGCTCAGTCTGGAGTCATGACTGCAGAAACAGGAACATATCGATGGATGGCACCTGAG GTCATTGAACACAAGCCCTACGATCACAAGGCTGATGTTTTCAGTTTCTCTATTGTGCTTTGGGAACTATTGACTGGAAAG CTTCCTTATGAATATTTAACACCACTCCAAGCAGCAGTAGGTGTGGTTCAAAAG GGTCTGAGACCTACCATTCCTAAGAACACTCATTTTAAACTTACGGAGCTGCTCGAGAAATGCTGGCAACAAGATCCGGATTTGAGGCCCGACTTTTCTGAAATCCTAGAAATGCTCCAAGTTATAGCGAAGGAG GTTGGTGATGAACCAGATGACAAGATCAAAGAGAAGTCATCCGGCGGGTTTCTCTCGGTTCTCAGAAGAGGTCTCTGA
- the LOC120271663 gene encoding mechanosensitive ion channel protein 6-like → MDNKDFVVNVETSAVIAAATSTTSDGNHSRDPTYAFLKDNNNTNSNANPITSAASFRRRSSTLHRLKTRCRFSDEISHSPPADQNDDDEDPFLDDDISGVPSSRWNPKPLKILQWISLFLILTFLSCSLSIHLLQRIKLWGLHLWKWALLALALVCGRLVSGWAVRIVVLLMERNFLLRRRVLYFVYGLRHAVQNCLWLGLVLLAWHFIFDGALERRPDSKPLSYITKVLLCLLVATLFRLAKTLLVKVLASSFHVSTYFDRIQESLFNQYVIETLSGPPVIEIQHRSCEQKLQNGRFKSVKFSADVCRKDGNGKKEEEGIRIDHLHKLNQKNVSAWSMKRLMKVVRYGSLSTLDERIFEAGDENESEKEIRNEFEAKAAAKRIFNNVAKPGSMYIYLVDLMRFLKEDEALKTITLFEGSREHDRVSKKSLKNWVINAFRERRALSLTLNDTKTAVNKLHQMVNIIVGIIVFAIWLLILGLATTHFLVFICSQLVVVAFIFGNTLKMIFEAIIFLFVMHPFDVGDRCEVEGVQMIVEEMNILTTIFLRFDNQKISYPNSVLATLPISNIYRSPDMGDSIDFCVHVATPMEKLAVMKERIIRFIEDRKEHWYPNPSVVLKDVDDMNRLKISIWLRHRINYQNMGERWARRELVVQEMIKVLRELEIEYRMLPVDVNLRQMASLTSDRLPCTWSTCKSL, encoded by the exons ATGGACAACAAAGACTTCGTCGTCAACGTCGAGACCTCCGCCGTCATCGCCGCCGCCACCTCCACCACCTCCGACGGGAACCACAGTCGAGATCCAACATACGCGTTCTTGAAagacaacaacaacaccaactCCAATGCAAACCCCATCACAAGCGCCGCCTCCTTCCGCCGCCGCTCCTCCACCCTCCACCGCCTCAAAACCCGCTGCCGCTTCTCCGACGAAATCTCCCACTCCCCCCCTGCCGACCAAAACGACGACGACGAAGACCCATTCCTCGACGACGACATCTCCGGCGTTCCCTCCTCTCGCTGGAATCCCAAACCCTTGAAGATCCTCCAATGGATCAGCCTCTTCTTGATCCTCACTTTCCTCTCTTGCTCCCTTTCGATCCATCTCCTCCAACGCATTAAGCTCTGGGGTCTCCATCTCTGGAAATGGGCGCTCCTAGCTCTTGCCCTAGTGTGCGGCCGCCTCGTCTCCGGCTGGGCCGTTCGCATCGTCGTCCTCCTCATGGAACGCAACTTTCTCCTCCGTCGCCGGGTGCTGTACTTCGTCTACGGCCTTCGCCATGCCGTCCAAAACTGCCTCTGGCTCGGCCTCGTCCTCCTCGCTTGGCATTTCATCTTCGATGGTGCTTTGGAACGCCGGCCGGATTCTAAGCCTCTCTCGTACATCACCAAGGTTCTCCTCTGCCTTTTGGTTGCCACTCTGTTTCGCCTTGCCAAAACCCTTCTTGTCAAAGTTCTTGCATCTTCTTTCCATGTGAGTACCTATTTTGATCGGATTCAAGAGTCTCTGTTCAATCAGTATGTCATTGAGACGCTCTCTGGGCCTCCTGTCATTGAGATTCAGCACCGTAGTTGTGAACAGAAACTTCAAAATGGACGCTTTAAGAGTGTGAAGTTCTCTGCAGATGTTTGTAGGAAGGATGGCAATGGTAAGAAGGAAGAGGAAGGGATTAGGATTGATCACTTGCATAAGCTTAATCAGAAGAATGTTTCAGCTTGGAGCATGAAGAGATTGATGAAGGTTGTTCGATATGGGTCTCTTTCCACTCTTGATGAGAGGATATTTGAAGCAGGAGATGAAAATGAGTCTGAGAAAGAGATACGAAATGAATTTGAGGCTAAAGCTGCTGCTAAAAGGATTTTCAATAATGTGGCAAAACCTGgatcaat GTACATTTACTTGGTGGATTTGATGCGTTTTCTGAAGGAAGATGAAGCATTGAAAACTATTACTCTCTTTGAAGGATCCCGGGAACATGACAGAGTTAGCAAGAAGTCCCTCAAGAACTGGGTG ATAAATGCTTTTAGAGAACGGAGAGCCCTATCTTTAACACTAAATGATACTAAAACAGCGGTAAACAAGCTTCACCAGATGGTCAACATAATTGTTGGCATTATTGTGTTTGCTATATGGCTTCTTATTTTAGGCTTGGCAACAAcccattttttggttttcatctGCTCTCAACTAGTTGTCGTGGCATTTATTTTCGGTAACACTTTGAAGATGATTTTTGAAGCTATCATTTTCTTATTTGTCATGCATCCCTTCGACGTCGGCGACCGCTGTGAAGTGGAAGGAGTTCAG ATGATTGTGGAAGAGATGAATATCCTTACAACTATTTTTCTGAGATTTGACAATCAGAAGATATCATATCCAAATAGTGTGCTTGCTACATTACCAATCAGCAACATTTATAGAAGTCCAGACATGGGAGACTCAATTGATTTCTGTGTCCATGTTGCAACTCCAATGGAAAAGCTTGCTGTCATGAAAGAAAGAATCATAAG GTTTATTGAGGATAGGAAGGAACATTGGTACCCAAATCCTTCAGTAGTACTTAAAGATGTGGATGATATGAACAGGCTGAAGATATCCATTTGGTTAAGGCACAGGATCAATTACCAAAACATGGGTGAGAGGTGGGCAAGGAGAGAACTAGTGGTTCAGGAGATGATTAAAGTTTTAAGAGAGCTTGAAATTGAGTACAGAATGCTGCCTGTTGATGTAAATCTACGCCAGATGGCTTCTTTGACATCTGATCGATTACCATGCACTTGGTCAACTTGTAAGTCATTATAA